The sequence below is a genomic window from Massilia oculi.
GAACGGGACACTCCCGAAGGCGTAACCCATGGCTTCCAGGTCAGCGTGTACAAGGTCGATCCATACATCGACGTCTTTGCTCGCAACCTGCTCTCCAAGGACGACTGGAGGCTTGCACTGCGCGATGAGGTGCCCAAAAGCTGGTCAGAGGTGCCGCTCGTCAGCAAACCCAGCTCCTTGGCCTGCCGCGCTGAAAGGTTGGCAGGGACAGGAACCAGTCCAAACAGGTCGGTCGTCTGGCCAGCCGGCGCGGCGAAGTGCCAGGGACCACACGCCGATGCCGGCGAAGAAGTGGCACTGGGTGAAATCCTTGAGGTCGGCGGGGTGTACATCCTCTATGCTCCTGGTGTCGACCACGCCGGGAGCGATGTGGCCAGCCCACATTAAGTTCTCCAGCCACTGTGCGGCGTAGGGGTCGATTTCGTTGTAGTAGATAGTCATGCTTGTGCTTTCTCCTGCTGCATCGCCACATACCGCGCCCTCGGCGCCCGGTCCTTCGCTTCCTTGAACAGGACGCCGATCTGGCCGTTCCAGGGCTTCGGCTCGCCCCAGGCGGTGCATTGGCCGACCGGCGCGCCGTCGGTGGGTACGGTGAAGCGCTCGCACATGGCGCAGGGGTCGTGTTCGCGCGTCATGCGAACATCCTCAGCTGCGAAGCTTCTAGCTCGAGCGCAGCGGCGCACGCCGGGTTGATCCAAATGACCTCCTCGCGCAGTGCGGTGCCGCGGCCTGCGCTGATGCGCGCGCTGGTCGAGTGCACGGTCCAGCCGGCCAACCTCGAGGCGTACAAGTCCGATCTGTAGCCGGACAGGACAACGAAGCCGTCTAGCTCGAGCAGCGTGTCGAGCAGCTCGCAGTGGTCGAAGTCCGAAAGCTCGTGCTTGTAGGTGCGGCGGCTGCCCGTCATCACGCGGGTGCCGTGCATGTACGGCGGATCCACAAAGTGCAACGTCGACGGTGCGTCGTGGGCCTTCATGACCTCGATCGCCGGACGGTTCTCGACCAGGACGCCGGTCATGCGCTGTCCAGCTGCTGCGACGGCGTGCGGGTACGTGGCCCACAGGTGCTGCGCCGTGCCGTACTCGCGCTTCGTGTCGATGCGGAACCCGGTGTGACCCTTCGTCGCGCCAGCGGATCCGAAGCCCATCTGCGCACGGATGCACAGGCGGCGCGCCATTTCGAGCGGCTCATCGGTCGGCTCCCATGCCTCCTCGAAGTCGGCCCGGCTGTACGGGGTCAGCACCAGTAGCTCGAGCAGCTGGATCCGCAGCGCTGGGTCGCGCAGCACGCGGAAGAAGTTGACGACGGCGCCGTCGAGGTCGTTGTAGACCTCGGCATAGACGCGGCCCTTCTGGAGCAGCACGCCGGCCGCGCCGCCGAACGGTTCGACATAGCAGGTATGTTCCGGGAAGAACTGCATCACCCACTGGCCAGACGGAACTTGGCGCCGTGGTAGCGCAGCGCCGGCGCGGTGACTTTTTGCGGCAGCTCACCGCTGATGATCGATGGCATCATGCAGCTGCTCCCACCGGCTGGCGCACGCGCCGCGCATCGCCCCAGTTCAGCGCGCAGCTGAACGAGTTCTCGTGCAGGCGGCTGTGCACGCGCTCGCCGACGTGGCGCGCCAGGTGGTCGAAGGGCTGGTTGCTGATCGCGATGACCGGTTTGTTCTCGTTGTAGCGGCGGTTGACGATCTCGGTCAGCAGCA
It includes:
- a CDS encoding DNA adenine methylase → MQFFPEHTCYVEPFGGAAGVLLQKGRVYAEVYNDLDGAVVNFFRVLRDPALRIQLLELLVLTPYSRADFEEAWEPTDEPLEMARRLCIRAQMGFGSAGATKGHTGFRIDTKREYGTAQHLWATYPHAVAAAGQRMTGVLVENRPAIEVMKAHDAPSTLHFVDPPYMHGTRVMTGSRRTYKHELSDFDHCELLDTLLELDGFVVLSGYRSDLYASRLAGWTVHSTSARISAGRGTALREEVIWINPACAAALELEASQLRMFA